A region from the Leishmania panamensis strain MHOM/PA/94/PSC-1 chromosome 20 sequence genome encodes:
- a CDS encoding dual specificity protein phosphatase, putative (TriTrypDB/GeneDB-style sysID: LpmP.20.1870), whose translation MYEVFAALRSSSVGPLFLSHPEVSLSNRSCVICIPDFHQDEMIDGYRFRAAYNAGTVGRSYFATRDVAMLLRSSTRTRGASGSFLDDAAKDPIFRILKVISFVLRRPLTEEITAEQRVLVNILHQNVLRISDVLNDEAKENMIVITHYHPKGNIGSYAGRLSHDPEKLLRILIEVVMGLRVLHSHGVYHHNLKLDNVLEDAEGHFCIADAGLWRLFAVQCPEDLVFNGELACLPPEVFDPEGSYAAGEIDVVSDKGAAGVAAVDMWGFGVLIYRLAYGCDPIEIAECSYAQVRERLLGFELCFPPHPHWRFASDIEDVIRWCMRKEPSERPSVLQLLQHTFFKQCLMAGTSSSMRNMSMTSSLAFGGQMMTSSFGDRTMSTPALKGASMSNLAVPTYRSQQRNGFQVDAFLGEGRFSETMLVHLRRNSSNQFAFKIIYQSLLKRLRAPGREKWAREVRRQLVFSRKVDHPNVMRFIDIVEDTKVNCFVVQDYMPSGAIQVVPPVKSDDSFPALQEFLVDVLSGLVHLHDNGVAHLSLTPTNIFFNEDTSHYRIADFGPLFVTADALAESIAAGTPLYTLPSWVQKQRPLHAPSVDVFCVGLLAAAVLPELFTTVWAELRNCEKHSTFAVDAVLSVVRKSTAPLTPALISFIEDALEGKLADARAALKHRYFQNLRFVEHLPKTIVEVTEAELQGAVHSKPETRDEARMLDILAQDPFQESQMLSSVGDATLHGCESCTDTSTSAAATGEKSAVLFFKGENLRCGQCSAELAVALYQCLDCEGYIRCGKCALGNYHKEGHELVPFLIHTVEHSKEGINKAVLVQPSTVPDLHALEMLEMTANFPVGSLTEHLAAQRAAERSIVTRCAGGGSITKGMFGDLEGVIRLPDDVNEQSISVNINGCSFISFRGVGGISGGGLNLGCGANNNNAGLNTAGISFTRADFMSPKDIGSLCLPPPPRLSLMKAKEVKRVALPKAKEMEDDDWQQELERCRTSNHTELLLYNYGLDAVPSEVYNPPLLQVVVLDVSQNNLTSLPQELSFLAHLRKLVVSYNKLTELPDSLGNLNELESLDASHNALIDLPQTFIYLSFLASVALDYNNFASIPESLLDILAVPLCASASNVENCAIPTSQLGGARLASSMGNLVGPFMGSASGSVSKTVIVSPKLKVIYLASNDRLTTLPPPHRLQCFDDLTIALDNEPSLYKHYYEKKLDTILPNITVNWNKLYPDEIIPCLYCGSLRSAQSQMVYRKLNIRYLLTVGRQLVPVPPEGGHHKVIVVDDIPGADIRMSFQEAVNFIEESQSHKEGCLVHCFAGLSRSATTVIAYLMMKKGMRLDEAYLVTKKGRPAILPNKGFFDQLVELDNELYPEPKRPLDIASLGRSAS comes from the coding sequence ATGTACGAGGTATTCGCCGCCCTCCGCAGCAGTTCTGTCGGCCCGCTGTTCCTGAGTCACCCTGAGGTGTCCCTGTCCAACCGATCCTGTGTTATCTGCATCCCTGACTTTCACCAGGACGAGATGATCGACGGCTATCGCTTTCGCGCCGCCTACAACGCCGGCACTGTTGGACGCAGCTACTTCGCAACTCGCGACGTTGCAATGCTATTGCGCAGTTCTACGCGAACTCGCGGCGCGAGTGGCTCTTTTCTCGACGATGCTGCCAAGGATCCGATATTTCGCATCCTCAAGGTGATCAGCTTTGTGCTCCGCCGTCCGCTCACGGAGGAGATCACCGCAGAGCAGCGAGTCCTCGTGAATATCTTGCATCAAAACGTGCTACGCATAAGCGACGTCCTCAATGATGAGGCGAAGGAAAACATGATTGTCATTACCCATTACCACCCGAAGGGCAACATCGGCAGCTACGCAGGACGGCTCTCGCACGACCCCGAAAAGCTGCTCCGCATTCTCATAGAGGTGGTGATGGGCCTTCGCGTTCTGCACTCACATGGAGTCTATCACCATAATTTGAAGCTCGATAACGTTCTCGAAGACGCGGAGGGGCACTTTTGCATCGCCGACGCCGGCCTCTGGCGTCTCTTCGCGGTGCAGTGTCCAGAGGATCTGGTCTTCAACGGCGAGTTGGCCTGTCTCCCGCCTGAGGTGTTTGACCCGGAGGGCTCGTACGCGGCAGGGGAGATCGATGTCGTTTCTGACAAAGGCGCCGCCGGGGTGGCCGCAGTGGATATGTGGGGTTTTGGCGTGCTCATATACCGCCTCGCCTATGGCTGCGATCCGATTGAGATTGCCGAGTGCTCCTacgcgcaggtgcgtgaGCGACTCCTAGGCTTTGAGCTTTGTTTCCCACCACACCCGCATTGGCGCTTCGCGAGCGACATTGAGGACGTTATTCGATGGTGCATGCGTAAAGAGCCCTCAGAGCGACCgagtgtgctgcagctgctgcaacatACCTTCTTCAAACAATGCTTGATGGCCGGCACCTCGTCATCGATGCGTAACATGTCCATGACGAGCAGCCTCGCTTTCGGTGGCCAGATGATGACAAGCAGCTTCGGCGACCGGACAATGAGCACACCGGCGCTTAAGGGGGCCTCGATGAGTAACTTGGCCGTGCCTACATACcgctcgcagcagcggaacgGTTTCCAGGTGGACGCCTTTCTTGGTGAAGGCCGCTTCTCGGAGACAATGCTCGTTCATCTGCGCCGCAATTCCTCCAACCAGTTTGCCTTTAAGATTATTTATCAATCGCTCTTGAAGCGACTGCGAGCGCCTGGGCGGGAGAAATGGGCGCGAGAAGTACGCCGCCAACTTGTTTTCTCCCGAAAGGTTGACCACCCCAACGTTATGCGCTTCATCGATATTGTGGAGGATACGAAGGTGAACTGCTTCGTGGTGCAGGACTACATGCCGAGTGGCGCCATTCAAGTCGTGCCGCCGGTGAAGAGCGACGACTCGTTcccagcgctgcaggagtTCTTGGTGGACGTACTGAGTGGGCTGGTGCACCTGCACGACAACGGCGTagcgcatctctctctgactCCAACGAACATCTTCTTCAACGAGGACACCTCTCACTACCGCATTGCTGATTTTGGCCCCCTCTTTGTGACGGCGGACGCGTTGGCGGAGTCCATCGCGGCAGGCACGCCGCTCTACACGCTGCCCTCATGGGTGCAGAAGCAGAGGCCCTTGCACGCCCCCAGCGTGGACGTGTTCTGCGTCGGTCTCCTTGCCGCCGCGGTCTTACCAGAGCTCTTTACTACGGTTTGGGCTGAACTACGCAACTGCGAGAAGCATAGCACATTTGCCGTCGACGCGGTGCTGTCAGTTGTCCGCAAATCCACAGCGCCACTGACGCCAGCGTTGATCTCCTTCATCGAGGACGCGCTAGAGGGGAAGCTCGCAGACGCACGAGCGGCACTAAAACACAGATACTTTCAAAATCTGAGGTTCGTGGAACACTTGCCCAAGACGATTGTCGAGGtcacggaggcggagctgcagggcgCCGTGCACTCCAAACCGGAGACGCGCGACGAAGCCCGCATGCTAGATATCCTCGCACAGGACCCGTTTCAGGAGAGCCAGATGCTCAGCTCTGTCGGTGACGCCACTTTGCACGGCTGCGAGTCATGCACCGACACGTCTActagcgctgccgccacgggTGAGAAGTCCGCAGTACTCTTCTTCAAGGGCGAGAACCTGCGCTGCGGTCAATGCAGCGCCGAACTGGCAGTGGCGCTCTATCAGTGCTTGGACTGTGAAGGCTACATCCGCTGCGGCAAGTGCGCTCTGGGCAACTACCACAAGGAGGGCCACGAGCTGGTGCCGTTTCTAATTCACACCGTTGAACATAGCAAAGAGGGTATTAACAAagcggtgctggtgcagccGTCGACGGTGCCGGATTTGCATGCGCTTGAGATGCTAGAGATGACCGCGAACTTTCCGGTGGGCTCCCTCACGGAGCacctcgcggcgcagcgcgcggcgGAGCGGTCGATTGTGACGCGGTGCGCTGGTGGCGGTAGCATCACCAAAGGCATGTTTGGCGACCTTGAGGGCGTCATCCGCCTTCCGGACGATGTGAACGAGCAAAGCATATCGGTCAACATCAACGGCTGCAGCTTTATCAGTTTTCGTGGGGTAGGCGGGATATCCGGTGGCGGACTAAACCTTGGTTGCGGcgccaacaacaacaatgCGGGGCTTAATACGGCGGGCATCTCGTTTACCCGCGCCGATTTCATGTCGCCAAAGGACATTGGCTCGCTTTGcttgccaccaccgccgaggtTGTCACTCATGAAGGCCAAAGAAGTGAAGAGGGTAGCGCTCCCCAAGGCGAAGGAAATGGAAGACGACGActggcagcaggagctggagcgctgccgcaccagcaATCACACTGAGCTGCTACTCTACAACTACGGGCTGGACGCGGTGCCGTCGGAGGTGTACAACCCACCGCTACTACAGGTAGTCGTCTTGGATGTTTCACAGAACAACCTTACGTCCCTGCCACAGGAGCTGAGCTTCTTGGCTCACTTGCGCAAGCTTGTTGTGTCGTACAACAAGCTCACCGAGCTTCCGGATAGTCTTGGCAACCTTAACGAGCTTGAAAGTCTTGATGCAAGCCACAATGCCCTCATCGACCTACCGCAGACGTTTATCTATCTCAGTTTCCTTGCCTCGGTCGCGCTGGACTACAATAATTTTGCTAGCATTCCTGAAAGTTTGCTGGATATCCTCGCGGTCCCGCTGTGTGCCAGTGCGTCTAACGTGGAGAACTGCGCCATCCCCACCTCGCAGCTGGGCGGTGCCCGTCTCGCAAGCTCTATGGGTAACCTGGTCGGCCCCTTCAtgggcagcgccagcgggaGTGTCTCCAAGACGGTGATCGTGTCGCCCAAGCTGAAGGTAATCTACCTCGCCTCCAACGACCGCTTGACAACGCTTCCCCCGCCACACCGACTGCAGTGCTTCGATGACCTCACGATTGCTCTCGACAACGAGCCTTCGCTCTACAAGCACTACTATGAGAAGAAACTCGACACCATACTGCCCAACATTACGGTGAACTGGAATAAGCTCTATCCGGATGAAATTATACCATGTCTCTACTGCGGCAGTCTCCGCTCCGCGCAGTCACAGATGGTGTACCGGAAGCTGAACATTCGGTATTTGCTCACCGTAGGCCGGCAGCTAGTGCCGGTGCCACCGGAGGGCGGCCACCACAAAGTTATTGTGGTGGACGACATTCCTGGTGCTGACATTCGCATGTCTTTTCAAGAGGCTGTCAACTTCATCGAGGAGAGCCAGTCCCATAAGGAGGGGTGCCTGGTGCACTGCTTTGCAGGTCTGTCACGCTCCGCCACGACAGTGATTGCATACTTGATGATGAAGAAAGGCATGCGACTAGACGAGGCCTACCTTGTAACCAAGAAGGGTCGCCCTGCTATCCTCCCGAACAAGGGCTTTTTCGATCAGCTGGTGGAGCTAGATAACGAGTTATACCCCGAGCCAAAGCGCCCCCTCGACATTGCGTCCCTCGGGCGGTCAGCAAGCTGA
- a CDS encoding hypothetical protein (TriTrypDB/GeneDB-style sysID: LpmP.20.1880), translating into MRLSTPSAVRLFGALLVIACFVHASVAFPYGRSSAVTELTSSSLNAFVNTHKPVVILFYAPWCGHCKQFHPEFERFAQLMKGIIRVGAIDADRNTHIGQQFGVRGFPTIKYWRSGAKSVSSAQNYQGQRTAAALQSLMIGEISSSEVTKVTTAEEIKHAARNSPKKMIGVLLSLKNKVPPMLSVMSLSPKLKQLPLVFSGNCNLHKGVAEAFGVTQLPMLGVLRYTPAEGDAAEKFELIIHEKNNISYESVAHFFLDCAENQCSSGTKSFVKSVNLDEDEKHLQTHGTARQATVALPVVPVEYTPKVISQFCAPQTHKIRGQSALCVFSLSKRVHLDQVHKYFKNDPLLFFEASQHKEELLHELHSKFGVQLVPLGEAPASLTESIVVLRHSKPRTARYALLEHISSDEDLQAALQRILNGEVHLISVDLGAV; encoded by the coding sequence ATGCGTCTCAGTACCCCCTCCGCAGTGCGGCTCTTTGGTGCACTTTTGGTGATCGCCTGTTTCGTGCACGCCTCGGTGGCATTCCCGTACGGTAGATCGTCGGCGGTCACGGAGCTGACGTCGTCTTCGCTGAATGCCTTTgtgaacacacacaagccGGTAGTCATTCTCTTTTACGCCCCGTGGTGTGGACACTGCAAGCAATTCCACCCCGAGTTTGAGCGGTTTGCCCAGCTGATGAAGGGTATCATCCGCGTTGGCGCAATTGATGCCGACCGGAACACCCACATTGGGCAGCAGTTCGGTGTTCGTGGCTTTCCAACGATCAAGTactggaggagcggcgcaaAGTCCGTCTCCTCCGCCCAGAATTACCAAGGCCAAcggacagcggcggcactgcagagCTTAATGATAGGGGAAATCAGCTCGAGTGAGGTCACGAAGGTGACCACAGCAGAAGAGATAAAGCACGCCGCTCGAAACTCTCCAAAGAAGATGATTGGCGTGTTGCTCTCCCTGAAGAACAAGGTGCCGCCGATGCTGTCGGTCATGTCCCTGTCGCCGAAGCTaaagcagctgccgctggtgttCTCAGGTAATTGCAACCTTCACAAGGGTGTGGCGGAGGCCTTTGGGGTCACGCAACTACCAATGCTCGGCGTGCTGCGCTACACCCCAGCAgaaggcgatgcagcggagAAGTTCGAGTTGATAATACACGAAAAAAATAACATCTCTTACGAGTCCGTCGCGCACTTTTTCCTTGACTGTGCAGAGAACCAGTGCAGCTCCGGCACGAAGAGTTTCGTGAAGTCAGTGAACCTTGACGAGGATGAGAAGCACCTCCAAACCCATGGCACCGCGCGGCAGGCCACCGTCGCACTCCCAGTGGTGCCGGTCGAATACACTCCAAAAGTGATTTCGCAGTTTTGTGCGCCGCAAACTCACAAGATTCGCGGCCAGTCTGCCCTGTGTGTCTTCAGTCTTAGCAAACGCGTCCATCTCGACCAGGTACACAAGTACTTCAAGAACGACCCGTTACTTTTCTTCGAGGCATCTCAGCATAAAGAAGAGCTGTTGCATGAGCTCCACTCTAAGTTTGGCGTACAGCTGGTGCCTCTAGGAGAGGCGCCAGCGTCTTTGACGGAGTCCATTGTAGTCCTACGCCACTCGAAGCCAAGGACAGCGCGGTATGCGTTGCTGGAGCACATTAGCTCCGACGAGGATTTACAGGCAGCCCTGCAGCGCATACTGAATGGGGAGGTTCACCTCATCTCAGTAGACCTTGGTGCTGTATAG
- a CDS encoding hypothetical protein (TriTrypDB/GeneDB-style sysID: LpmP.20.1890), which produces MQPNMERRVLVYQCGTRSVVNLSETRTCSSPSRSRCLPSESSTTCQGSRPREAAGFLGNTTTAATERSALDSLCSTLTVNTVTDPRDAWWVDGVLSQTALSPSPRLPPPPPPPPPPARCTSHGVNDTIGRPKSARAEALSKRCPHQSLQGMSLSPFVDDVHSCGDSAALPESDCHFSSFAEWPPVAVVASSSPVLLSCDQVGTQASVRCAAAGDVPGEWMSGVGADGHETMHGFTQPPLELATSFQTGKVESAAYTDPALSASSECSDAVSALRECSRTGPLPYLLTSNADRGIVPIVATGAERVLFGEDDDFMDLSTASPSCCIPQPELQTTRAALCAAVDAVAHTPPRPRDVRPSALLASNHDGTGGCESTDCSSHEHFSVHYAATSVSSYTTPSESGLSAAAPVGATGESLDAKLPGDCRPVKEGLTPKVIKNDAGALLAVAKDDQTEGTPCASTAVAGASGSLSALKTPMPSPLRQELFLRLLNDHTVSATHTPAAHTGSSTSSLPNAGILATPTPLHRPHRWRGASATPGCESVALITGFPTPVKLSPIPTKGFSVYPDLAASDAVATADAILTSTPRASVSSSPAVSAIQGEAYECDGDEDDAVTPDAVMDQLVMAKNACAARRQTTSLWASVGGGVSPYSDDNMADYLSCGHSISSISSECSVSQICVGARQTTRVWTPHSSEVSQQQQLTQPPSSCIDGHSSRLLNSFPSSTAVPQQPPPPQPISLYSSTTLGTPSTFPCDHTFSAHLNRSRTALRSERAAEEVSGDSTAISAIFREVQAQPLHQPPQNLSSSDVLTGGLALMHSSTDHSISGRVMPSCVADTLSLGIPTVPTTQSLAQSFGDSCYSPFMPPTTQYIQALTIPGLGWRNCPLAHAAQRAALAVESSEGDTGGTAFICGAHRRGRQETKQPALMSPVFNDNEERKTSPCPTAVPSSVKLPALPLLVTSPVSSNPTQFFDVQQLRFPNLEETQCDAIHDRRAFRSAFLQSHSFHKEPGRLNRSVLPASSCASSISSQLRRSSSSKLSAASPQGFWQPHPGLSSTKDASCNGEVSHAHYHSTFTGTSHSSTYFIDSWL; this is translated from the coding sequence ATGCAGCCGAACATGGAACGACGGGTTCTCGTATACCAGTGCGGTACGCGCTCTGTGGTGAACTTGAGCGAGACTCGGACATGTTCCTCCCCTTCACGTTCCCGCTGTCTTCCATCCGAGTCATCGACAACGTGTCAAGGGAGCCGACCACGCGAGGCGGCAGGCTTTCTGGGCAAcactaccaccgctgctACCGAGCGGAGCGCTCTCGACTCTCTATGCAGCACACTCACCGTGAACACGGTAACAGACCCGAGGGATGCATGGTGGGTTGACGGGGTTCTCTCCCAAACAGCTCTCTCGCCATCTCCTCGattgcctccgcctccgcctccgcctccgccgcctgctcGATGCACAAGTCATGGCGTCAACGATACAATAGGCAGACCAAAGAGCGCTCGAGCTGAAGCGCTATCGAAGCGGTGCCCACACCAGAGTCTTCAGGGGATGAGCCTCAGCCCATTTGTGGATGACGTGCACAGCTGTGGCGACTCGGCGGCACTTCCGGAAAGCGACTGCCATTTTTCATCGTTTGCCGAGTGGCCTCCGGTTGCAGTGGTTGCGTCCTCGAGTCCTGTGCTGTTGTCTTGTGACCAAGTAGGTACCCAGGCTTCggtgcgctgtgctgcagctggagacGTGCCTGGTGAGTGGATGTCGGGCGTTGGGGCTGACGGTCACGAGACTATGCATGGGTTCACTCAACCGCCACTAGAACTGGCGACCTCTTTCCAGACAGGCAAAGTGGAATCCGCTGCTTACACCGACCCGGCACTAAGCGCTAGTAGTGAGTGTAGTGACGCCGTTTCAGCGCTTCGTGAGTGTAGTAGGACGGGGCCACTGCCGTACTTGCTCACGTCTAACGCCGACCGTGGAATCGTCCCCATCGTTGCCACGGGTGCGGAGCGTGTGCTCTtcggcgaggacgacgacttCATGGACCTGTCCACTGCCTCACCCAGTTGTTGCATCCCTCAGCCAGAGTTGCAGACAACGCGTGCCGCACTCTGCGCAGCAGTCGATGCAGTggcgcacacacctcctcgtcctcgcgACGTACGACCGAGCGCGCTGCTTGCTTCGAATCACGACGGCACCGGTGGATGTGAAAGCACCGACTGCAGCTCCCACGAGCACTTCTCCGTTCACTACGCTGCAACCTCTGTGTCATCCTACACAACGCCTAGCGAGTCTGGGCTATCTGCCGCGGCCCCTGTGGGTGCCACTGGAGAGTCGCTGGACGCAAAGTTGCCGGGTGACTGCAGGCCTGTGAAGGAAGGCCTCACACCAAAAGTCATCAAGAACGATGCCGGGGCTCTGTTGGCCGTGGCGAAGGATGACCAGACTGAGGGTACGCCCTGTGCGTCCACAGCTGTTGCGGGGGCGAGCGGCAGTCTATCTGCATTGAAAACACCCATGCCGTCGCCGCTTCGCCAAGAGCTTTTCCTTCGTCTGCTCAACGACCACACCGTCTCAGCCACCCACACGCCGGCAGCGCATACAGGTTCCTCGACTTCCTCGCTTCCGAATGCCGGTATCCTCGCCACACCCACGCCGCTGCATCGGCCACATAGATGGAGAGGCGCCAGCGCAACTCCAGGGTGCGAAAGCGTGGCGCTGATTACAGGATTTCCTACGCCAGTGAAGCTGTCACCCATACCCACGAAGGGTTTTTCGGTGTACCCCGACCTTGCTGCCAGCGACGCCGTTGCGACAGCAGACGCCATTCTGACCTCCACGCCTCGTGCATCCGTCTCATCGTCTCCTGCAGTATCTGCAATTCAGGGCGAAGCGTACGAATGCGATGGCGACGAAGATGACGCAGTTACGCCGGATGCTGTGATGGACCAGCTTGTGATGGCAAAGAACGCTTGCGCTGCGAGGCGCCAGACAACCAGTTTATGGGCCTCCGTAGGGGGTGGTGTATCACCCTACTCCGATGACAACATGGCCGACTACCTGAGTTGTGGgcacagcatcagcagcatcAGTTCGGAGTGCTCTGTGTCACAGATCTGCGTGGGGGCCCGCCAGACAACCCGCGTCTGGACACCGCACTCCAGCGAGGtatcgcagcagcaacagctgaCGCAGCCGCCCTCATCTTGCATCGATGGCCACTCTTCGCGTCTCCTGAACAGCTTCCCTTCCAGCActgctgtgccgcagcagccaccgccgccgcagccgatCTCTTTGTACAGCTCCACCACGTTAGGCACTCCCAGCACTTTTCCATGCGATCACACCTTCTCTGCTCATTTAAACCGATCTCGCACAGCTTTGCGCTCCGAGCGAGCCGCTGAAGAGGTGTCAGGGGACTCGACAGCGATTTCGGCGATCTTCAGGGAGGTGCAGGCGCAACCACTGCACCAGCCGCCTCAAAATCTAAGCAGCTCCGATGTCCTGACTGGTGGCCTTGCACTGATGCACAGTTCTACGGATCACTCTATAAGTGGACGGGTCATGCCCAGCTGTGTCGCCGACACCCTGAGCCTCGGTATCCCGACAGTGCCCACGACTCAGTCCCTAGCGCAGTCGTTTGGCGACAGCTGTTACTCTCCCTTCATGCCACCAACCACGCAGTACATTCAAGCTCTGACCATTCCTGGACTTGGGTGGCGTAATTGTCCCCTTGCacacgcggcgcagcgcgcggcCCTTGCCGTGGAGAGTTCGGAGGGCGACACTGGTGGCACTGCGTTCATCTGTGGGGCACATCGGAGGGGACGACAGGAGACAAAGCAGCCCGCATTGATGTCCCCTGTGTTCAACGacaatgaagagagaaagacgtcACCGTGCCCTACAGCGGTGCCGTCTTCGGTCAAGCTACCAGCTCTACCTCTGCTGGTGACTTCACCAGTGTCATCGAATCCCACACAGTTCTTCGATGTCCAGCAACTACGGTTCCCAAACTTGGAGGAGACCCAGTGCGATGCGATCCATGACCGGAGAGCTTTTCGCTCTGCATTCCTGCAGTCTCACTCATTCCACAAGGAGCCCGGGCGACTGAACCGCAGCGTCCTACCAGCATCATCGTGTGCCTCGTCGATTTCAAGCCAGCTGCGGCGGTCGTCCTCATCAAAGCTATCCGCCGCCTCACCGCAGGGATTCTGGCAACCGCACCCTGGGCTGTCGTCCACCAAAGACGCATCGTGCAACGGGGAAGTATCGCACGCGCACTACCATTCCACCTTTACAGGCACTTCGCACTCCTCGACCTACTTCATTGACTCATGGCTTTGA